Proteins encoded within one genomic window of Humulus lupulus chromosome 1, drHumLupu1.1, whole genome shotgun sequence:
- the LOC133785902 gene encoding protein PEP-RELATED DEVELOPMENT ARRESTED 1, chloroplastic produces the protein MLQSTIVFSTISYSVPPSLYSPTSYPSLLPLPLYCSSTHSHHKQLYLGLQWRPKELKKKATFVASAATYEVGGGYPDEELDAQDRSKVLQDRGTKKFDPSECEALLKGGEQVTSVLEEMIILLEDMNMDEASEEVAVELAAQGVIGKRVDEMESGFMMALDYMIQLAENDQDDKRKSLLEVIKETVLSHLTKKSPPQVQVVGLLCRTPQKESRQELLRRVAAGGGVFKSKNGTKVHIPAANLNEIANQADDLLETMETRPFVPDRKLLARLVLIREEARNMMGGGILDERNDRGLSTLPEAEVNFLTKLVALKPGRAVHEMIKNVMQGKDEGAETSGSDEEHTTAGRVSGGLTGRASVSGRKPLPVRPGMFLETVTKVLGGIYAGNVPGITAQHLEWVHEKTLQVLEEIAF, from the exons ATGTTGCAGAGCACCATCGTCTTCTCCACAATTTCGTACTCAGTCCCACCATCTCTGTACAGCCCCACTTCCTATCCGAGTCTGTTACCATTACCCTTATACTGCTCTTCAACGCACTCCCACCACAAGCAGCTCTACCTAGGCCTGCAATGGCGACCGAAAGAACTGAAGAAGAAGGCAACGTTTGTGGCCTCTGCCGCCACTTATGAAGTCGGAGGAGGTTACCCAGATGAAGAATTAGATGCGCAAGACAGAAGTAAGGTTCTCCAAGATCGAGGGACTAAGAAATTTGACCCGTCAGAGTGTGAAGCTCTACTTAAAGGAGGAGAGCAAGTCACTTCCGTTCTCGAAGAGATGATTATCCTT TTGGAAGATATGAATATGGACGAGGCATCTGAAGAAGTGGCTGTGGAGCTAGCTGCCCAAGGGGTCATAGGGAAGAGAGTTGATGAGATGGAATCCGGTTTCATGATGGCTTTGGACTACATGATCCAacttgctgaaaatgaccaagaTGATAAG CGCAAGTCACTGCTGGAAGTGATAAAGGAGACAGTATTATCCCATCTGACAAAAAAGTCTCCCCCGCAA GTCCAAGTGGTAGGCCTGCTGTGCAGAACTCCTCAGAAAGAGAGCAGACAGGAATTACTACGCAGAGTTGCTGCTGGCGGTGGTGTGTTTAAAAGCAAGAATGGAACTAAAGTTCATATTCCTGCTGCAAATCTGAATGAAATTGCTAATCAGGCTGATGATTTACTGGAG ACAATGGAAACACGACCTTTTGTTCCGGATCGAAAATTGCTTGCAAGACTGGTTTTAATTAGAGAAGAAGCTCGGAATATGATGGGAGGTGGCATATTAGATGAGAGAAACGATCGTGGCTTAAGTACTCTTCCAGAGGCAGAG GTGAACTTCTTAACGAAACTGGTTGCTTTAAAACCAGGGAGAGCTGTTCATGAGATGATAAAAAATGTGATGCAAGGAAAAGATGAAGGTGCTGAGACCTCTGGCTCTGATGAGGAACATACAACTGCTGGACGGGTTTCAGGTGGACTCACGGGAAGG GCAAGTGTGTCAGGAAGAAAGCCACTTCCGGTTCGCCCTGGCATGTTTCTCGAGACTGTAACCAAG GTCTTGGGTGGTATATATGCTGGAAATGTCCCTGGTATCACGGCACAACATCTAGAATGG GTTCATGAGAAGACACTTCAGGTGCTCGAGGAAATTGCATTCTAG